A portion of the Ptiloglossa arizonensis isolate GNS036 chromosome 11, iyPtiAriz1_principal, whole genome shotgun sequence genome contains these proteins:
- the Sra-1 gene encoding cytoplasmic FMR1-interacting protein Sra-1 yields the protein MSTDKVTLGDALRNVDVLDEFTLPDEQPCIEAQPCSVVYQANFDTNFEDRNGFVTGIAKYIEEATVHASLNELLEEGLKHAVMLYTWRCCSRAIPQPKSNEQPNRVEIYEKTVEVLAPEVNKLLNFMYFQRKAIERFSGEVKRLCHHEKRKDFVSEAYLLTLGKFINMFAVLDELKNMKSSVKNDYSTYRRAAQFLKVMSDSQTLQESQNLSMFLATQNKIRDTVKENLEKIAGYEELLADVVNICVHMFETKMYLTPNEKHMLVKVMGFGLFLMDSELCNINKLDQKKKLKLDRIDRIFKNLEVVPLFGDMQIAPFNYIKRSKHFDASRWPLSSSSNNISPQADLMVHLPQIREDHVKYISELARYSNEVTTTYKECGSDAENRDTAELALRGLQLLSQWTSVVTELYSWKLLHPTDHHMNKECPQEAEEYERATRYNYTDEEKFALIEVIAMIKGLQVLMARIETVFIDAIRRNIYAELQDFVQLALREPLRKAIKNKKDLIRSIIVSVRETCADWHFGVEPLGDPALKGKKDPDNGFGIKVPRRNVGPSSTQLYMVRTMLESLIADKSGGKRTLRKDIDGQYLVQIDQFHKTSFYWSYLLNFSESLQDCCDLSQLWYREFYLEMTMGRKIQKCQVRHQHNEECSDLITMEKRIQFPIEMSMPWILTDHILRSKEPSMMEYVLYPLDLYNDSALYATTIFRKQFLYDEVEAEVNLCFDQFVYKLSEQIFAHYKQLAASILLDKRFRVECVALGAYLLPYPRANRYETLLKQRHVQLLGRSIDLNKLITQRINADMQKSLDLAISKFESGDITGVVELEGLLQVNRLTHKLLSKWLALDEYDAMFREANHNVLAPYGRITLHVFWELNYDFLPNYCYNAATNRFVKCRGLQFVQPVHRDKPPQMSHHYLWGSKQLNLAYSTQYGQYSGFVGPQHFRTMCKLLGYQGIAVVMEELLKIVKSLIQGSLHQFTKTLMEAMPKVCKLPRYDYGSPGVLGYYHAQLNDIVQYPDAKTELFHNFREFGNTILFCLLMEQALSQEEVCDLLHAAPFQNILPRPYCKEGEKPETKQKRLEAKYAALQIVPNVDKLGTAKQAMIAREGDLLTRERLCCGLSIFDVVLGRLRSFLDDPIWVGPPPANGVMNVDECTEFHRLWSALQFVYCIPVGETEFTVEELFGEGLHWAGCAMIVLLGQQRRFEALDFCYHILRVQRVDGKDENVKGIHLKRMVDRIRRFQVLNSQIFAVLNKYLKSGDGDATSVEHVRCFPPPIHPSLAHAQQQHYHTPEYLRQMNHQ from the exons ATGTCTACTGATAAAGTAACCTTGGGTGATGCTTTACGCAATGTTGATGTACTCGATGAATTTACATTGCCAGATGAACAACCATGTATTGAAGCGCAACCTTGTTCTGTAGTATATCAAGCTAATTTTGATACTAATTTCGAAGATAGGAATGGTTTTGTTACAGGAATTGCTAAGTACATTGAAGAAGCTACTGTTCACGCAAGTTTG AATGAATTATTAGAAGAAGGTTTAAAACATGCTGTAATGTTATATACATGGAGATGTTGCTCTCGTGCGATTCCTCAACCAAAATCTAATGAACAACCAAATAGAGTAGAAATTTATGAAAAGACAGTAGAGGTATTAGCACCAGAAGTTAATAAgttattaaattttatgtacTTTCAA agAAAGGCAATTGAAAGATTTTCTGGAGAAGTGAAACGCTTGTGTCatcatgaaaaaagaaaagacttTGTTTCTGAAGCATATTTGCTTACTTtaggaaaatttattaatatgttTGCAGTTTTGGATGAGTTAAAGAATATGAAATCCAGTGTCAAAAATGATTACTCAACATATAGGAG agCTGCTCAATTTCTTAAAGTCATGTCAGATTCTCAGACATTACAGGAATCACAAAACTTATCAATGTTTTTAGCTACACAAAATAAAATTCGTGATACTGTgaaagaaaatttggaaaaaattgcaGGCTATGAAGAATTACTTGCAGATGTTGTCAATATATGTGTCCACATGTTTGAGACCAAAATGTATTTGACACCAAATGAGAAGCATATGTTAGTAAAAGTCATGGGATTTGGCCTATTTTTAATGGATAGTGAACTATGCAACATCAATAAGCTAgaccaaaaaaagaaattaaaattagacagaattgatagaatttttaaaaacttaGAAGTAGTACCACTATTTGGTGACATGCAAATTGCACCTTTTAATTACATCAAACGGTCTAAACACTTTGATGCATCAAGGTGGCCATTGTCTTCATCATCAAATAATATAAGTCCACAAGCAGATCTTATGGTACATCTTCCACAAATTAGGGAAGATCATGTAAAATACATTAGTGAATTAGCAAG atACAGTAATGAAGTAACTACAACATATAAAGAATGTGGTAGTGATGCAGAAAATCGAGATACTGCTGAATTAGCACTGCGTGGATTGCAATTACTTTCCCAATGGACAAGTGTAGTAACAGAACTTTATAGTTGGAAACTTCTTCACCCTACTGACCATCATATGAATAAGGAGTGTCCACAGGAAGCTGAGGAATATGAAAGG GCTACACGTTACAATTACACAGACGAAGAGAAATTTGCTTTAATAGAAGTTATTGCTATGATTAAGGGGTTGCAAGTTTTAATGGCACGTATAGAAACTGTTTTTATTGATGCTATCCGTAGAAATATATACGCGGAATTACAAGATTTCGTGCAACTTGCTCTACGAGAACCGTTGCGTAAggcaataaaaaataaaaaagatctAATTAGAAG TATAATTGTATCTGTAAGAGAAACTTGTGCAGATTGGCATTTTGGAGTAGAACCATTAGGGGATCCGGCactaaaaggaaagaaagatccTGATAATGGATTTGGTATAAAGGTACCACGAAGAAATGTTG GACCTTCTTCAACACAGCTTTATATGGTTCGTACTATGTTAGAATCATTAATTGCTGATAAAAGTGGTGGTAAACGTACTTTGAGAAAAGACATTGATGGCCAATATCTTGTACAAATTGATCAGTTTCATAAAACTAGTTTTTATTGGAGTTATCTCTTAAATTTTAGTG AATCATTACAAGACTGTTGTGATTTATCCCAATTATGGTACAGAGAATTTTATCTGGAAATGACCATGGGCCGAAAAATACAG AAATGCCAAGTTCGTCATCAACATAATGAAGAGTGCAGCGACTTGATTACTATGGAGAAACGTATTCAG TTTCCTATCGAAATGTCCATGCCATGGATATTGACTGACCATATATTGCGAAGCAAAGAACCATCAATGATGGA GTATGTTTTATATCCACTTGATTTGTACAATGATAGTGCATTGTATGCTACAACAATATTTCGTAAACAATTTCTTTATGATGAAGTAGAAGCAGAGGTAAATTTATGTTTTGACCAGTTTGTTTACAAGCttagtgaacaaatttttgctcATTACAAGCAATTGGCTGCAAGTATACTACTGGATAAAAGGTTTCGAGTAGAGTGCGTTGCTTTGGGAGCATATTTACTTCCATATCCGCGTGCTAATAGATACGAAACTTTATTAAAACAAAGACATGTTCAATTATTGGGAAGAAGTATTGATTTAAATAAGTTAATTACGCAGCGTATTAATGCAGATATGCAAAAATCATTGGATCTAGCAATTAGTAAATTTGAATCTGGTGATATTACAGGAGTTGTG GAATTAGAAGGACTTTTACAAGTTAATCGTCTTACTCACAAACTTTTAAGTAAATGGCTTGCATTAGATGAATATGATGCAATGTTCCGGGAAGCAAATCATAATGTTCTAGCTCCATATGGAAGAATCACGCTTCATGTATTTTGGGAACTAAATTATGACTTTTTGccaaattattgttacaatgcaGCAACAAACAG ATTTGTAAAATGTCGTGGACTTCAATTTGTGCAACCAGTACATAGGGATAAGCCCCCACAAATGTCTCATCACTATCTTTGGGGAAGTAAACAATTAAATTTAGCATATAGTACACAATATGGGCAATATTCAGGATTTGTTGGTCCACAACACTTCCGTACAATGTGTAAACTTCTTGGATATCAAGGTATTGCAGTGGTAATGGAAGAACTTCTAAAAATTGTGAAGTCTTTAATTCAAGGAAGTTTGCATCAATTCACTAAAACCTTAATGGAGGCTATGCCAAAAGTCTGTAAACTACCCAGATACGACTATGGATCCCCTGGTGTATTGGGTTATTATCATGCCCAATTAAACGACATTGTGCAATATCCTGATGCAAAAACTGagctttttcataattttcgcgAGTTTGGTAACACAATTTTGTTTTGTCTCTTAATGGAACAAGCTTTATCGCAAGAAGAAGTTTGCGATTTATTACATGCAGCGCCATTTCAAAATATACTGCCTAGACCTTACTGTAAAG aggGTGAGAAACCGGAAACCAAGCAGAAACGACTTGAAGCTAAATATGCAGCTTTACAAATTGTTCCAAATGTAGATAAACTAGGTACAGCGAAG CAAGCAATGATTGCCAGGGAGGGTGATTTATTAACACGAGAACGGCTTTGTTGCGGTTTGTCAATATTTGATGTGGTACTTGGTAGATTGCGCAGTTTCTTAGACGACCCTATTTGGGTTGGTCCACCTCCTGCAAATGGAGTAATGAATGTAGATGAATGCACAGAATTTCATAGATTATGGAGTGCACTACAATTCGTATATTGTATTCCTGTTGGAGAAACAGAATTTACTGTTGA AGAATTATTTGGTGAAGGCTTGCATTGGGCAGGATGTGCTATGATAGTATTACTTGGACAGCAGAGGCGATTTGAAGCACTTGATTTCTGTTATCACATTCTGAGAGTACAACGTGTAGATGGTAAAGACGAAAATGTTAAAGGAATT CATTTAAAAAGAATGGTGGATAGAATTAGAAGATTTCAAGTACTAAATTCGCAAATTTTTGCTGTATTAAATAAGTATTTGAAGAGCGGAGATGGCGATGCAACAAGCGTTGAACACGTTCGATGTTTTCCACCTCCTATTCATCCCTCACTTGCTCATGCACAACAGCAACATTATCATACACCAGAGTACTTGCGTCAAATGAATCATCAGTAA
- the Nsmase gene encoding LOW QUALITY PROTEIN: neutral sphingomyelinase (The sequence of the model RefSeq protein was modified relative to this genomic sequence to represent the inferred CDS: inserted 2 bases in 1 codon; deleted 1 base in 1 codon; substituted 1 base at 1 genomic stop codon), translated as MIKNFYKMTDEVSINVLTLNCWGIPYISKNRKVRMEAITMKFIIENYNIICLQEVWSSQDFKMMKSKMQEQLPYSHYFYSGVLGSGVCILSRYSIQDVMFYKWPLIRYVHKVYHGDWFGGKDVGLCRLKIYNMNVHIYITHLHAEYNRHSDEYAAHRVLQAFDSXVNIEPXDLTYKLICGGVDLADTCPSNSNNLGTNECANNSYTSLKLARTFPEGKHIDHILYLDSKNYKIEITNFQHPFPKRVSCKDFNYSDYEAIMASFKFSLDESQRVNIDVKDSLKEAINICETSLKNVSRRFWYLLLGFILILPLVWSMGLDRFIVSTGASIELNVGRIFLIAILCYTLFMSTI; from the exons ATGATTAAGAATTTTTATAAGATGACAGACGAAGTATCAATAAATGTTTTAACTTTGAATTGCTG GGGGATACCATATATTTCA AAAAACAGAAAAGTTCGTATGGAAGCAAttacaatgaaatttattattgaaaattataatattatttgtttacAAGAAGTATGGTCCAGTCAAGATTTCAAAATGATGAAATCCAAAATGCAAGAACAACTACCTTATTCTCATTATTTTTATAG TGGTGTTCTTGGGTCAGGAGTTTGTATTTTATCACGATATTCTATCCAAGATGTAATGTTTTACAAATGGCCTTTGATTCGATATGTGCACAAAGTATATCATGGAGATTGGTTTGGTGGAAAAGATGTTGGACTTTGTAgacttaaaatttataatatgaatgtacatatttatattacacAT TTACATGCAGAATACAATAGACACAGTGATGAGTATGCAGCACATAGAGTTTTACAAGCATTTGATAG GGTTAATATAGAACCATAAGATTTAACTTATAAACTCATATGTGGTGGTGTGGATTTAGCAGATACTTGCCCAAGTAACTCAAACAATTTAGGAACTAATGAATGTGCCAATAATAGTTATACTAGTTTAAAACTTGCAAGAACATTCCCTGAAGGAAAACATATAGATCACATTTTGTACTTGGATTCAAAGAATTATAAA AtagagataacaaattttcaacaTCCTTTCCCGAAACGTGTATCTTGCAAAGATTTTAATTACTCTGATTATGAGGCTATTATGGCAAGTTTTAAATTCAGTCTTG ATGAGTCTCAACGGGTAAATATAGACGTTAAAGATTCATTGAAAGAAGCTATAAACATATGTGAAACTTCATTGAAGAATGTTAGTCGACGATTTTGGTATTTACTATTAGGTTTTATATTAATTCTACCACTCGTTTGGTCTATGGGATTGGATCGTTTTATTGTATCTACAGGCGCGAGCATCGAACTCAATGTAGGACGCATATTTTTAATTGCAATATTATGCTATACATTGTTTATGAGCACCATATGA